The following coding sequences lie in one Yoonia sp. G8-12 genomic window:
- a CDS encoding TetR/AcrR family transcriptional regulator: MSSDTAKPARGRPRTMNADKVLDVAMTAYWQSDPTDVSINAICQMAGISKPSLYREYGSEDGLKRAVLDSYAEQVLSDVFTIVNSGNGLQATLAALVDFATADPRMETGCLFYKMRAGKHRLGPETLARVAEIDAAAQAAYMALLQAARDRGEWHGALSVEAGASYLGEQLALAITQRASGEDPVRIREMMTLALSVFIRP, translated from the coding sequence ATGAGTTCTGACACAGCAAAACCTGCACGCGGCCGACCGCGCACAATGAACGCCGACAAGGTGCTGGACGTCGCGATGACCGCGTATTGGCAAAGCGACCCGACGGACGTGTCGATCAATGCGATCTGCCAGATGGCGGGCATTTCCAAGCCCTCGCTTTACCGCGAATACGGCAGTGAGGACGGGCTGAAGCGCGCGGTTCTCGACAGCTATGCAGAACAGGTACTTTCGGATGTTTTCACGATCGTAAATAGCGGCAACGGGTTGCAGGCAACGCTTGCGGCCCTGGTCGACTTTGCCACTGCCGACCCGCGGATGGAAACCGGCTGTCTGTTCTACAAGATGCGCGCGGGCAAGCATCGCCTCGGGCCCGAGACGCTGGCACGCGTGGCAGAAATCGATGCCGCTGCGCAAGCCGCTTATATGGCGCTGTTGCAGGCTGCACGCGATCGTGGCGAATGGCACGGGGCGCTGTCGGTCGAGGCCGGGGCAAGTTACCTTGGCGAGCAGCTCGCGCTTGCCATCACGCAACGCGCGTCGGGCGAAGACCCCGTCCGCATCCGCGAGATGATGACGCTTGCGCTGTCGGTGTTTATCCGCCCGTGA